GATCTGCTCATCGTCGGCGCCGGAGAACGTCGCGCCGAAACGGCCCGACGCCGCGATCAGGCACGCCGTCTTCTCATAGACGACCTTGAGGTAGTGGTCGATGGAGTCGACGTGGTCGGCCGCGCCGCGCGTCTCCCGCATCTGGCCGGTGACCAGCTGAGCGAATGTGTCAGCAATCACACGCACCGCGTCGGGACCCAGGCGCGAGACCAGTCGGGAGGCCGTGGCGAACAGATAGTCGCCGGCCAGGATCGCGATGTTGTTGCCCCAGCGGGCGTTGGCGCTCTGCGCGCCGCGGCGCATCTGCGCCTCGTCCATGACGTCGTCGTGGTACAGCGTCGCCAGGTGCACGAGCTCGATGACCGCGCCCGCCACCGTGACCTGCCAAGCATCCGGCTCCGGACCGAGTTGCGCCGACAGCACCGTGAACAGCGGACGGAATCGTTTGCCGCCGGCCTGGAACAGGTGCTGGACCGCCTCGGCCATCAACTCGTCGGCTTTGCCCAGCTCATCGGACATCAGGTCCTCGATGCGGGCCACACCGTCGCGGACGTCGGCGGCGAAGGACGGATCGCCGAAGTCAACGCCTGCCACCACGGTCGCTGGGGTACTCACTCTGCCAACATACTGGGAACCATGAACACCCGAGCGGATGTGGTCGTCGTCGGAGCCGGACCGGCTGGTTCGGCGGCCGCCGCATGGGCCGCACGCGCAGGTCGCGACGTGATCGTGGTCGACGCCGCACAGTTTCCCCGGGACAAGGCGTGCGGGGACGGGCTGACGCCACGGGCCGTCGCCGAACTGCAGCGCCTCGGGATGGCGCCGTGGCTGGACACCCGGATCCGGCACCGCGGGTTGCGGATGTCGGGTTTCGGCGCCGACGTCGAGATCCCATGGCCGGGTCCGTCATTCCCGGCGACCAGCAGCGCGGTGCCGCGCACCGAACTCGACGACCGGATCCGCTCGGTGGCCGCCGACGACGGCGCCAAGATGATGCTGGGCGTGAAAGTCGTTGACGTGACCCGCGATTCGAGCGGCCGGGTGGACGCCGTGGTGCTTGACGACGGCGGCACGATCGGCTGCGAACAGCTGATCGTGGCCGACGGTGCCCGCTCGACGTTGGGCCGGGTGCTGGGCCGCACATGGCACAGGGAAACGGTGTACGGCGTGGCGATTCGCGGGTACATCGCCAGCCCCCGCGCGTCCGAACCGTGGATCACCTCGCACCTGGAACTGCGCTCCCCCGAGGGCGAGGTGCTGCCGGGCTACGGCTGGATCTTCCCGCTGGGCAACGGCGAGGTGAACATCGGCGTCGGCGCGCTGGCGACCGCCAAACGCCCCGCCGAGGCCGCGCTGCGGCCGCTGATGTCCCACTACGCAAACCTGCGCCGGGAGGAATGGGGTTTCACCGGTGAGCCGCGCGCCGGGTTGTCGG
This region of Mycolicibacterium goodii genomic DNA includes:
- the grcC1 gene encoding nonaprenyl/(2E,6E)-farnesyl/geranylgeranyl diphosphat synthase, whose product is MSTPATVVAGVDFGDPSFAADVRDGVARIEDLMSDELGKADELMAEAVQHLFQAGGKRFRPLFTVLSAQLGPEPDAWQVTVAGAVIELVHLATLYHDDVMDEAQMRRGAQSANARWGNNIAILAGDYLFATASRLVSRLGPDAVRVIADTFAQLVTGQMRETRGAADHVDSIDHYLKVVYEKTACLIAASGRFGATFSGADDEQIERLSRLGGIVGTAFQISDDIIDIDSDPDESGKTPGTDLREGVHTLPVLYALRETGADADRLRDLLAGPVERDEDVAEALALLRRSPGLTKAKQTVASYAAQAREELSHLPEGPGRRALAVLVDYTVSREG
- the menJ gene encoding menaquinone reductase, translated to MNTRADVVVVGAGPAGSAAAAWAARAGRDVIVVDAAQFPRDKACGDGLTPRAVAELQRLGMAPWLDTRIRHRGLRMSGFGADVEIPWPGPSFPATSSAVPRTELDDRIRSVAADDGAKMMLGVKVVDVTRDSSGRVDAVVLDDGGTIGCEQLIVADGARSTLGRVLGRTWHRETVYGVAIRGYIASPRASEPWITSHLELRSPEGEVLPGYGWIFPLGNGEVNIGVGALATAKRPAEAALRPLMSHYANLRREEWGFTGEPRAGLSALLPMGGAVSGVAGPNWMLIGDAAACVNPLNGEGIDYGLETGRLAAELLGSADLSRAWPALLQEHYARGFSVARRLALLLTLPRFLPMTGPVAMRSTKLMTIAVRVMGNLVTEEDEDWIARVWRTAGLASRRLDQRKPFS